A single region of the Aquarana catesbeiana isolate 2022-GZ linkage group LG07, ASM4218655v1, whole genome shotgun sequence genome encodes:
- the LRRC8D gene encoding volume-regulated anion channel subunit LRRC8D, with amino-acid sequence MFTLSEVASLNDIQPTYRILKPWWDVFMDYLAVVMLMVAIFAGTMQLTKDQVVCLPKLDSAVCSASQTSKTIQVSPMFEETTAGPDTKWESTLPNVESEEPLTRQTDTLVASTQSSVESVNKEARNPGGRKTNLDYQQYIFINQMCYHVALPWYSKYFPYLALIHTIILMVSSNFWFKYPKTCSKIEHFVSILGKCFESPWTTKALSETACEDSEENKHRLTGAQSLRKHFSNSSEEGSPSPSTPMISKSGLTFSADKPVVEVPGITILDKKDGEQAKALFEKVRKFRTHVEDSDLIYKLYAVQTVVKTMKFIFILCYTLTFVTAISFKHVCKPSVEHLTGYKEFECTHNMAFMLKKLLISYIALICVYGLVCLYTLFWLFRRPLKEYSFEKVREESSFSDIPDVKNDFAFLLHMVDQYDQLYSKRFGVFLSEVSENKLRQISLNHEWTFEKLKQHISRNAQDKQELYLFMLSGIPDAVFELTDLEVIRFELIPEAKIPAKISQMTALQELHLCHCPAKVEQTAFSFLRDNLKCLHVKFTDVAEIPPWVYLLKNLRELHLVGNLNSENNKMIGLDSLRELRHLKLLYVKSNLTKIPTNITDVAPHLTKLIIHNDGTKVVVLNSLKKMMNVAELELQNCELERIPHAIFSLTNLQELDLKQNSIRTIEEVISFQHLKRLTCLKLWHNKIVSIPQSISQVKNLESLYLSHNKLESLPVGLFLLQKLRHLDVSHNSISMVPIEISNLQNLQHLHFTGNKVDILPNTLFKCIKLRTLCLGQNCITSVPEKIGHLVQLTHLELKGNCLDRLPSHIIQCRLLKKSGLLVEDHLFDALPSEVKEALNQDTSGPFANGI; translated from the coding sequence atGTTCACCCTTTCAGAAGTTGCCTCACTTAATGACATCCAGCCCACCTATCGGATTTTAAAGCCATGGTGGGATGTTTTCATGGACTACTTGGCAGTGGTTATGTTAATGGTTGCAATCTTTGCAGGGACCATGCAGCTAACCAAAGATCAAGTTGTTTGCTTACCAAAGTTAGATTCAGCTGTATGTTCAGCCTCTCAAACTAGCAAAACCATACAAGTTTCTCCTATGTTTGAAGAAACTACAGCAGGACCTGATACAAAATGGGAAAGTACATTACCTAATGTTGAGTCAGAAGAACCTTTGACAAGACAAACCGATACTTTGGTCGCTTCGACTCAGTCTTCTGTTGAGAGCGTTAACAAGGAAGCAAGAAATCCAGGAGGGAGAAAGACAAATCTGGATTACCAACAATATATATTCATCAACCAAATGTGTTATCATGTGGCTCTCCCATGGTACTCTAAGTATTTTCCCTATCTTGCACTTATACATACAATTATTCTAATGGTCAGTAGCAATTTCTGGTTTAAATATCCAAAGACCTGTTCAAAAATTGAGCATTTTGTCTCGATACTGGGCAAATGTTTTGAATCCCCATGGACAACAAAAGCTTTATCCGAGACAGCATGTGAGGATTCAGAAGAAAATAAGCATAGACTTACTGGTGCTCAGTCCCTCCGTAAACACTTTTCAAATAGCAGTGAAGAGGGAAGTCCTAGCCCCAGCACTCCAATGATCAGCAAATCTGGACTTACGTTTTCAGCTGACAAACCAGTAGTGGAGGTTCCTGGGATTACCATCTTGGACAAAAAAGATGGGGAACAGGCTAAAGCTCTTTTTGAAAAGGTCCGTAAATTTCGCACCCATGTTGAAGACAGTGATTTAATTTACAAACTTTATGCTGTACAAACAGTTGTCAAGACCATgaaatttatttttatactgtgtTACACCTTAACATTTGTAACTGCAATAAGTTTTAAACACGTCTGTAAACCCAGTGTTGAGCACCTTACAGGATACAAGGAGTTTGAATGCACACATAACATGGCATTCATGCTAAAGAAGCTTCTTATCAGCTATATTGCTCTTATTTGTGTCTATGGCCTTGTTTGTTTGTATACTTTGTTTTGGCTCTTTAGGAGACCTCTTAAAGAATACTCATTTGAGAAAGTGAGAGAGGAAAGCAGCTTTAGTGACATTCCTGATGTTAAAAATGATTTTGCATTTCTTTTACACATGGTTGACCAGTATGATCAGTTATACTCCAAGCGCTTTGGAGTTTTCTTGTCGGAAGTGAGTGAAAACAAACTGCGTCAGATTAGCTTAAATCACGAGTGGACCTTTGAGAAGCTTAAGCAGCACATATCTCGCAATGCCCAAGATAAGCAGGAGTTGTATCTTTTCATGCTTTCTGGAATTCCAGATGCTGTGTTTGAGCTAACAGATCTTGAAGTTATTAGGTTTGAGCTTATTCCAGAAGCTAAGATCCCGGCTAAAATTTCTCAAATGACTGCTCTTCAAGAACTTCATCTCTGTCACTGCCCAGCTAAGGTTGAACAAACTGCATTTAGCTTTTTGCGAGACAACTTGAAGTGCCTTCATGTGAAATTTACAGACGTGGCTGAAATTCCTCCCTGGGTCTACTTGTTAAAAAATCTTCGAGAACTACACTTAGTAGGTAACTTAAACTCTGAAAATAACAAGATGATCGGACTTGATTCATTAAGGGAGTTAAGGCATCTAAAGCTTCTCTATGTGAAGAGCAATTTGACCAAAATACCAACTAATATCACAGATGTGGCACCACATCTAACAAAGCTTATCATTCATAATGATGGCACCAAGGTTGTTGTGCTAAACAGCCTTAAAAAGATGATGAATGTAGCAGAGCTGGAGCTCCAAAACTGTGAATTAGAGAGAATTCCGCATGCTATTTTCAGTCTGACCAACTTGCAAGAGCTGGATCTAAAACAGAATAGCATTCGTACTATAGAAGAGGTTATCAGTTTTCAGCACTTAAAAAGGCTAACTTGTTTGAAATTGTGGCACAATAAAATTGTCAGCATTCCTCAGTCTATTTCACAAGTAAAGAACTTGGAATCTTTGTATTTGTCACACAACAAGCTAGAGTCACTTCCAGTAGGCCTGTTCCTCTTGCAGAAGCTTCGACACTTGGATGTCAGCCACAATTCTATATCTATGGTTCCTATTGAAATTAGTAATCTCCAGAATCTTCAGCATTTGCATTTTACAGGAAATAAAGTGGACATCTTGCCAAACACATTGTTCAAATGCATCAAATTAAGAACTTTATGCTTGGGTCAAAATTGTATCACTTCTGTCCCAGAAAAAATTGGGCATTTAGTACAGCTTACACATCTAGAACTAAAAGGGAATTGCTTAGATCGCTTACCTTCTCATATTATTCAGTGTCGCCTTCTCAAGAAAAGTGGGCTGCTTGTTGAAGATCACCTGTTTGATGCTTTACCATCAGAGGTAAAGGAGGCATTGAACCAAGATACAAGCGGCCCTTTTGCCAATGGCATATAG